In Phycisphaeraceae bacterium, one DNA window encodes the following:
- the lpxD gene encoding UDP-3-O-(3-hydroxymyristoyl)glucosamine N-acyltransferase, which yields MSAAQSARSSPPASSGEVAALVSGTLEGPGDLPVRGIDALDRASAEQVTFAGDEAHCRRIEHSRARVVILSEGLDPGEAARGRAIIRVRSAESAIIALLEAFAPPPHRPEPGVHPMAAVHPTATIGENARIGAFVSVGEGARVGRGVTLHEGVRIGAGGDIGDGCELHANAVVHARCSLGQRVVLHAGVVVGGDGFGYRPSPDGRGLRRVPHLGIARLEDDVEIGACTCIDRAKFGETVVGAGTKIDNLCQVAHNVRIGRSCVIAALVGVAGSTTIGDGTKIGGQVGIADHLTIGRGVSIAATAAVMGDIPDGATWAGVPAQDARLALREAAVVRKLPEWSRRLRHLLEGERS from the coding sequence ATGAGCGCTGCGCAGTCCGCCCGCTCCTCGCCACCGGCATCCTCCGGGGAAGTCGCGGCGCTCGTCTCCGGCACGCTCGAAGGCCCCGGAGATCTGCCCGTTCGAGGCATCGACGCGCTGGATCGAGCCTCGGCGGAGCAGGTGACCTTCGCGGGTGACGAGGCGCACTGCCGCCGCATCGAGCACTCCCGAGCCCGCGTCGTCATTCTCTCGGAGGGACTCGATCCCGGTGAAGCGGCGCGCGGTCGTGCGATCATCCGAGTGCGAAGCGCCGAGAGCGCGATCATCGCGCTGCTTGAGGCGTTCGCTCCCCCGCCGCATCGACCCGAGCCCGGAGTGCATCCGATGGCGGCCGTGCACCCGACCGCGACGATCGGCGAGAACGCGCGCATCGGCGCCTTCGTCTCGGTCGGTGAAGGCGCCCGAGTGGGCCGCGGGGTCACGCTGCATGAAGGCGTGCGCATCGGCGCCGGTGGCGACATCGGTGACGGGTGCGAACTGCACGCCAATGCGGTGGTCCACGCACGGTGCTCGCTCGGACAGCGCGTGGTCCTCCACGCCGGTGTCGTGGTCGGTGGCGACGGTTTCGGCTATCGACCGTCACCCGATGGCCGAGGCCTTCGGCGCGTGCCGCACCTCGGGATCGCGCGCCTCGAAGATGATGTCGAGATCGGCGCGTGCACCTGCATCGACCGCGCCAAGTTCGGCGAGACCGTTGTTGGTGCGGGAACCAAAATCGACAATCTCTGCCAGGTCGCCCACAATGTGCGCATTGGTCGATCGTGCGTGATCGCCGCGCTGGTCGGCGTTGCCGGCAGTACGACGATCGGCGATGGCACGAAGATTGGCGGGCAGGTCGGCATTGCTGACCACCTGACAATCGGTCGTGGCGTCAGCATCGCCGCCACCGCTGCCGTCATGGGCGACATTCCAGATGGCGCGACATGGGCGGGCGTTCCCGCGCAGGATGCGCGTCTTGCATTGCGTGAGGCGGCCGTAGTGCGTAAGCTTCCGGAGTGGTCGCGTCGCCTGCGTCACCTGCTGGAGGGTGAGCGATCGTGA
- the lpxC gene encoding UDP-3-O-[3-hydroxymyristoyl] N-acetylglucosamine deacetylase, producing the protein MSAVADSERMVMHRSDRQRTLAREVTVRGRGLLTGHEVELVIAPAPAGTGIIFERTDLKPTISAPASVHHVVPRQRRTTLRIGTETIETVEHCLSALAGLRIDNAFLRLSGPELPLGDGSATPFTEKLLEAGFAEQDAPRRVFHLDAPILVEEGESMIAAFPDDGDGMKVFFDLDYGRDHRIPRQAFSFDPARQDYLREIAPARTFSLREEAEALWNQNMCLHLTPRDVLVIGEDGPIENAYRFDDEPVRHKILDVIGDLSLVGRPVACRVVAHRSGHGLNRRLGLRLRERMHAADLAASLVSGRAMDARAIQRIMPHRYPMLLVDRVLEMDGDRRAVGVKNVTINEPFFQGHYPGTPIMPGVLIVEAMAQLGGLLLSQTLEHTGRVAMLLSLDKVKLRKPIVPGDQVILEAETLRASARSATVHCRASVGGKLAAEAQIRFMMVDSEQA; encoded by the coding sequence ATGAGCGCCGTCGCCGACTCTGAACGCATGGTCATGCATCGAAGTGACCGCCAGCGGACGCTCGCCCGCGAGGTGACCGTGCGCGGCAGGGGCCTGCTCACCGGGCACGAAGTCGAACTCGTGATCGCCCCTGCTCCCGCCGGCACCGGCATCATTTTCGAACGAACGGATCTGAAGCCGACGATCTCCGCGCCGGCCAGCGTGCACCATGTGGTGCCCCGCCAGCGACGCACCACGCTCCGGATCGGCACTGAGACGATCGAAACGGTGGAACACTGTCTCTCCGCGCTCGCGGGCCTTCGCATCGACAATGCCTTTCTTCGCTTGAGCGGACCGGAGCTCCCCCTCGGCGACGGCTCGGCGACGCCCTTCACCGAGAAGCTCCTCGAGGCGGGATTCGCGGAACAGGATGCACCGCGCAGAGTCTTCCATCTCGATGCCCCGATCCTCGTCGAAGAGGGTGAGTCGATGATTGCGGCATTCCCCGATGACGGTGATGGAATGAAGGTCTTCTTTGATCTCGATTACGGGCGCGACCATCGCATTCCGCGTCAGGCCTTCTCCTTTGATCCCGCGCGGCAGGATTACCTCCGCGAGATCGCCCCGGCCAGGACCTTCAGCCTCCGGGAGGAGGCCGAGGCGCTGTGGAATCAGAACATGTGCCTGCATCTCACGCCGCGCGATGTCCTGGTGATCGGCGAGGATGGCCCGATCGAGAACGCCTATCGCTTCGATGATGAGCCCGTACGACACAAGATCCTCGATGTCATCGGCGACCTTTCGCTGGTCGGGCGACCGGTGGCCTGCCGAGTCGTTGCCCATCGCTCGGGACATGGCCTCAACCGACGATTGGGCCTGCGTCTGCGCGAGCGCATGCACGCCGCCGATCTCGCCGCCTCGCTCGTGAGCGGCCGCGCGATGGATGCACGAGCCATCCAGCGCATCATGCCCCATCGCTATCCGATGCTGCTGGTCGATCGGGTGCTCGAAATGGATGGCGATCGACGGGCCGTGGGCGTGAAGAATGTGACGATCAACGAGCCCTTCTTTCAGGGTCACTATCCCGGCACGCCGATCATGCCGGGAGTGCTCATCGTTGAAGCGATGGCGCAACTCGGCGGACTGCTGCTCTCGCAGACGCTCGAACACACCGGGCGGGTCGCGATGCTGCTCTCCCTCGACAAAGTCAAACTCCGCAAGCCGATCGTGCCCGGCGACCAGGTGATCCTGGAGGCCGAGACCCTTCGTGCCAGCGCCCGATCGGCCACCGTGCACTGCCGGGCCAGTGTCGGGGGCAAACTGGCTGCCGAAGCGCAGATCCGCTTTATGATGGTCGATTCCGAACAGGCCTGA
- the lpxA gene encoding acyl-ACP--UDP-N-acetylglucosamine O-acyltransferase, with protein sequence MPKIHPTAIVDPSAEIHDGVAVGPWSVIGPRCVIGAETEVRSHVVIGQNTTLGRGNVIHPFALVGGDPQDLKYHGEETQLVIGDRNQIREHTSIHRGTANGGGVTRIGSDNLLMAVSHVAHDCVIGDGTVIANNVMIAGHVHVEDFASIGGGAGIHHFARVGTCAFVGAMARCSKDVPPFMVVEGNPAEVRKHNDVLMRRRGYTEEDVEAMRDAFKLLFMKRGGGMLDKVTMLREAHPRSRPVELLCAMVLESGAGVNGRALENRRTDDKRAVRVGAPQASASRSGASGMERS encoded by the coding sequence ATGCCGAAGATCCACCCCACCGCCATTGTCGACCCCTCCGCCGAGATCCACGATGGAGTCGCCGTGGGCCCCTGGAGCGTCATCGGTCCCCGATGTGTGATCGGCGCCGAAACCGAGGTCCGCTCCCATGTCGTGATCGGCCAGAACACGACACTCGGCCGCGGCAATGTCATCCATCCCTTCGCCCTCGTCGGCGGCGACCCGCAGGACCTGAAGTATCACGGCGAGGAGACGCAACTGGTCATCGGTGATCGCAACCAGATTCGCGAGCACACCTCGATTCACCGCGGCACGGCCAATGGCGGCGGCGTGACGCGAATCGGCTCGGACAATCTGCTGATGGCCGTGTCGCATGTCGCGCACGACTGCGTGATCGGCGATGGCACCGTGATCGCCAACAATGTGATGATCGCGGGCCATGTCCATGTCGAGGACTTCGCGAGCATCGGTGGTGGCGCCGGCATTCATCACTTCGCCCGCGTCGGTACCTGCGCCTTCGTCGGCGCCATGGCCCGCTGCTCCAAGGATGTCCCCCCCTTTATGGTGGTCGAGGGCAATCCCGCCGAAGTGCGCAAGCACAACGATGTCCTCATGCGTCGTCGCGGCTACACCGAAGAGGATGTCGAGGCGATGCGGGACGCCTTCAAGCTGCTCTTCATGAAGCGCGGCGGCGGCATGCTCGACAAGGTCACCATGCTCCGGGAAGCCCACCCGCGGAGTCGCCCGGTCGAGCTCCTCTGCGCGATGGTGCTCGAATCCGGCGCCGGCGTCAATGGACGAGCCCTTGAGAACCGTCGCACCGATGACAAGCGCGCCGTCCGGGTTGGAGCACCGCAAGCTTCGGCGTCGCGGAGCGGCGCCTCCGGCATGGAGCGATCGTGA
- a CDS encoding aminopeptidase P family protein → MSDSAGSPSADTALLMAGVPASNLSLFHRVRFRVGDPTAYLELPKPAKPRRIFICRDIELDRAQRTVRADACAAPRDLVPAGELSADREIATAQAVVACLRRAGLSKVRADRSLPLIYAHVLAQAGVEVECDPDLGVLERRRKDAQELAWLDEAQVITESIMERTCRLIARATASRDGILHHDGAPLTSERIFTMIDLWCMEAGCDNPGSIVACGPIGGDCHDHGHGELRVEQPIIVDIFPRVKSSGYNGDCTRVVVHGNVPPRIAEMHAAVIEAKEAAERAIRPGVSADAVHGVTVATLAARGFPFHSGGAPEGAGVDWCGLVHGTGHGLGLSVHEPPLVDRGGPDLVEGDVITVEPGLYSRELGGVRIEDVVVVEQAGARRLGRALQCGLVWA, encoded by the coding sequence ATGTCAGACTCCGCCGGATCTCCCTCCGCCGACACGGCGCTCCTCATGGCGGGCGTGCCCGCCAGCAATCTCTCGCTCTTTCATCGTGTGCGCTTTCGGGTGGGCGACCCCACCGCCTATCTCGAACTGCCGAAGCCCGCCAAGCCGCGACGCATCTTCATCTGCCGGGATATCGAGCTCGATCGCGCCCAACGCACGGTGCGAGCCGACGCCTGTGCCGCGCCGCGCGACCTCGTGCCCGCGGGGGAGCTCTCGGCGGATCGGGAGATTGCGACGGCGCAGGCGGTGGTGGCGTGCCTTCGCCGAGCGGGTCTCTCGAAGGTGCGCGCCGATCGATCGCTGCCGCTCATCTACGCCCATGTCCTTGCGCAGGCCGGAGTGGAGGTGGAGTGCGACCCCGATCTCGGGGTTCTCGAGCGGCGTCGCAAGGATGCGCAGGAGCTCGCATGGCTCGACGAGGCGCAGGTCATCACCGAGTCGATCATGGAACGGACCTGCCGTCTGATCGCCCGCGCGACGGCATCCCGGGACGGCATCCTGCACCATGATGGAGCGCCCCTGACCAGCGAGCGCATCTTCACCATGATCGACCTCTGGTGCATGGAGGCGGGCTGTGACAATCCCGGCTCGATCGTGGCATGCGGCCCGATCGGCGGCGATTGTCATGATCATGGCCACGGCGAGTTGCGCGTCGAGCAGCCGATCATTGTCGACATCTTTCCGCGAGTGAAGAGCAGCGGCTATAACGGCGATTGCACGCGCGTGGTCGTGCATGGCAATGTCCCGCCGCGCATCGCCGAGATGCACGCGGCGGTCATCGAGGCGAAGGAGGCGGCGGAGCGGGCCATCAGGCCGGGGGTGAGCGCCGACGCCGTGCATGGCGTGACCGTGGCCACGCTCGCCGCTCGCGGATTCCCCTTTCACAGTGGCGGAGCGCCCGAAGGCGCAGGAGTCGACTGGTGCGGCCTCGTCCATGGCACGGGACACGGGCTGGGCCTCTCGGTGCATGAGCCGCCGCTCGTTGATCGCGGCGGTCCCGACTTGGTTGAAGGCGATGTCATCACCGTGGAGCCCGGGCTCTACAGTCGCGAGCTCGGCGGCGTGCGCATCGAGGATGTGGTGGTCGTCGAGCAGGCGGGCGCGCGCCGATTGGGGCGCGCGCTTCAGTGCGGCCTCGTGTGGGCGTGA
- the ettA gene encoding energy-dependent translational throttle protein EttA has translation MAPSPSTGSSSGGSSSNNATDTTRIIYSMLGVSKEIERKPILKNISLSYYYGAKIGVLGLNGSGKSTLLKIMAGVERADEGKIVAAQGYTVGYLEQEPLNGESRTVIELVREGAKPVYDLLAEFDRVNEKLAGDLSPEEMERVLNRQAEIQERIDAVDAWTIDNQLEMAMEALRCPPAEQSLASVSGGERRRVALCRLLLSNPDILLLDEPTNHLDAESVQWLEQHLKRFPGTIIAVTHDRYFLDNVAGWILELDRGHGIPYKGNYTGWLEQKQARLAVEEKQESQRQRTLARELEWIRRNPKGRQAKSKARVVSYEQLLSQDAAQKVKEIEIFIPPGPRLGNVVIEAKGVSKGFGDRLLLDEATFSIAPGSIVGIVGPNGVGKTTLFRMITGQEMPDSGSFKVGETVKLAYLEQGRDSLPAGRSVFDAIADGSDEIKLGGATVKSRAYVARYGFSGSDQQKLVDTLSGGERNRVHLARMLTSGANVILLDEPTNDLDVNVMRALEEAMVNFAGCVLVISHDRWFLDRVATHILAFEGDSKVFFFNGNWSEYEADRHRRLGLADDVPPHRVQYRKLTRT, from the coding sequence ATGGCCCCGTCTCCGTCAACCGGCTCCTCATCGGGCGGCTCTTCCTCGAACAATGCCACCGATACCACGCGCATCATTTATTCGATGCTCGGTGTCTCCAAGGAGATCGAGCGCAAGCCGATCCTGAAGAACATCTCCCTCTCGTACTACTACGGGGCGAAGATCGGCGTCCTCGGCCTCAACGGGAGCGGCAAGAGCACCTTGCTCAAGATCATGGCGGGCGTCGAGCGCGCCGACGAAGGCAAGATCGTCGCCGCGCAGGGCTACACCGTCGGCTACCTGGAACAGGAACCGCTCAACGGCGAGTCGCGCACGGTGATCGAACTCGTGCGCGAAGGCGCGAAGCCCGTCTACGACCTGCTCGCCGAGTTTGATCGTGTCAATGAGAAGCTCGCCGGTGACCTCTCGCCGGAGGAGATGGAGCGGGTGCTCAACCGGCAGGCGGAGATCCAGGAGCGGATCGACGCGGTCGATGCATGGACCATCGACAACCAGCTCGAGATGGCGATGGAGGCCCTTCGCTGTCCCCCGGCGGAGCAGTCGCTGGCGAGCGTGTCGGGTGGAGAGCGACGCCGCGTGGCGCTCTGTCGACTGCTTCTCTCGAATCCCGACATCCTGCTGCTTGATGAGCCGACGAATCACCTCGACGCCGAGAGCGTCCAGTGGCTCGAACAGCACCTCAAGCGCTTTCCCGGCACCATCATCGCGGTGACCCATGACCGCTACTTCCTCGACAATGTGGCGGGGTGGATTCTCGAACTCGATCGAGGTCACGGCATTCCCTACAAGGGCAACTACACGGGATGGCTCGAGCAGAAGCAGGCGCGCCTGGCGGTCGAGGAGAAGCAGGAGAGCCAGCGCCAGCGCACGCTTGCCCGCGAACTCGAGTGGATCCGCAGGAACCCGAAGGGTCGCCAGGCGAAGTCGAAGGCGCGCGTGGTGAGCTACGAACAGCTCCTCTCGCAGGATGCGGCGCAGAAGGTGAAGGAGATCGAGATCTTCATTCCTCCCGGTCCGCGGCTCGGCAATGTGGTGATCGAGGCGAAGGGGGTGTCGAAGGGCTTCGGCGACCGGCTGCTTCTCGATGAGGCGACCTTCTCGATCGCACCCGGCTCCATCGTGGGCATCGTCGGTCCCAATGGCGTCGGCAAGACGACGCTCTTCCGCATGATCACGGGGCAGGAGATGCCCGACTCGGGTTCCTTCAAGGTCGGTGAGACAGTCAAGCTCGCCTACCTCGAACAGGGGCGCGACTCCCTCCCTGCGGGTCGCTCCGTCTTCGATGCGATCGCGGATGGATCCGATGAGATCAAGCTCGGCGGCGCGACTGTCAAGAGCCGCGCGTATGTCGCGCGCTACGGCTTCTCGGGGAGCGATCAGCAGAAGCTGGTGGACACGCTCTCAGGGGGGGAGCGCAATCGAGTGCATCTGGCGCGCATGCTCACCAGCGGCGCCAATGTGATCCTTCTCGACGAGCCGACCAACGACCTCGATGTGAATGTCATGCGAGCGCTCGAGGAGGCGATGGTGAACTTCGCCGGCTGCGTGCTGGTGATCAGCCACGATCGCTGGTTCCTTGATCGTGTCGCGACCCACATTCTCGCCTTCGAGGGAGACAGCAAGGTCTTCTTCTTCAACGGGAACTGGAGCGAGTACGAGGCCGATCGTCATCGTCGGCTTGGTCTGGCGGACGACGTACCGCCTCATCGCGTCCAGTACCGCAAGCTCACCCGAACCTGA
- a CDS encoding PGPGW domain-containing protein, which yields MVSHHLPRYPSTPAREPTMLDWLTNTTVRTARRIVIGVTGGTVVLAGVAMLVLPGPGIVTIGLGLAMLSVEFAFAQRWLKVVRERTNEAADRAGIPTAVRRGVIIGGLLFGLVMMVLPGFISVVRTPDGWRLIRNEKFSYAHSWTTLDRLERAAEQGDGSATRLLESLKVGRTTPTPSEDPHP from the coding sequence ATGGTATCGCACCACCTGCCCCGCTACCCTTCCACACCGGCGCGGGAGCCGACCATGCTCGACTGGCTCACCAACACCACCGTTCGAACGGCCCGGCGCATTGTCATCGGCGTGACCGGCGGCACCGTGGTCCTGGCGGGCGTTGCCATGCTGGTGCTCCCAGGCCCGGGCATCGTCACAATCGGCCTGGGTCTCGCGATGCTCTCCGTCGAGTTCGCCTTCGCCCAGCGCTGGCTGAAGGTGGTCCGCGAGCGAACGAACGAGGCTGCTGATCGCGCCGGGATTCCCACCGCGGTCCGGCGCGGAGTGATCATCGGCGGCCTCCTCTTCGGTCTGGTGATGATGGTGCTCCCTGGCTTCATCTCCGTGGTCCGAACACCCGACGGGTGGCGGCTCATTCGAAACGAGAAGTTCTCCTACGCCCACTCCTGGACCACCCTTGATCGCCTCGAGCGGGCCGCCGAGCAGGGCGACGGGAGCGCGACCCGCCTGCTAGAGTCATTGAAGGTCGGGCGCACGACGCCAACTCCTTCTGAGGATCCCCACCCATGA